From the genome of Anabrus simplex isolate iqAnaSimp1 chromosome X, ASM4041472v1, whole genome shotgun sequence, one region includes:
- the LOC136886232 gene encoding dehydrogenase/reductase SDR family member 11 isoform X1, whose translation MERWSGRVALVTGTSAGIGAAVAYQLQDHGVHVVAVARRVEKIEGAVAKARQEAKNRGRYHATKATPGKLYAKKCDVGKEQDILALFKWIKETLGGVDILINNAAIGGNDRVTEATTAEWRLLLDVNVLGLSICTREVVQNMRARGVDDGHIIHISSIGGHSVPSSFSAMYCATKFAVGALAEGLRKDFVEHKSNMKISLVSPGKVETEFRDNRPNFQSEEMKKRPGLESEDVADAVLYALATPPHVQIHEIIIKPVGETA comes from the exons ATGGAGCGTTGGTCAGGTCGTGTCGCGTTAGTTACTGGAACTAGTGCCGGTATAGGAGCAGCTGTAGCCTACCAGTTACAAGACCATGGAGTTCATGTCGTAGCTGTGGCACGAAGAGTGGAGAAAATCGAG GGAGCTGTGGCCAAAGCCAGGCAGGAGGCAAAGAACAGAGGCCGATATCATGCCACCAAAGCGACTCCTGGTAAACTGTACGCCAAGAAGTGTGACGTCGGTAAGGAACAAGACATCCTGGCTCTGTTCAAGTGGATCAAGGAGACACTGGGCGGAGTCGATATCTTGATCAACAATGCGGCGATCGGCGGGAACGATAGGGTTACAG AGGCGACGACTGCTGAATGGCGCTTGCTGCTGGATGTGAACGTCTTGGGTCTTTCTATCTGTACTCGTGAAGTTGTACAGAACATGAGAGCAAGGGGAGTAGACGATGGTCACATTATCCACATCAGCAG tatcGGTGGCCACTCCGTCCCTTCGTCCTTTTCCGCCATGTACTGCGCAACCAAATTCGCGGTAGGAGCTCTCGCAGAAGGACTGAGGAAGGACTTTGTGGAACACAAGAGTAACATGAAAATTTCA CTTGTATCCCCAGGCAAGGTAGAAACAGAGTTTCGTGACAATCGCCCTAACTTCCAGTCAGAAGAGATGAAAAAGAGGCCAGGGCTAGAGTCCGAAGACGTTGCGGACGCCGTGCTGTACGCTCTTGCAACGCCTCCACATGTACAG